TTAACATTTTCACCCGGACCGATGGATGTTACCTCAATGTCATCGGACCAAAGCTGGTCAACAGTTACTTGGACCTGAAAAGTTACCATATAAAGTacataataaacataattttgtaGTATTTAACTGAGtaaaactatgaaaattattattttaccctGTTTGGCATGAGGAACAGAGTACTGCCTTTGCGTGTGGTTCCTGCTTCAACTTTTCCCATCAGGACTGTGCCCATGTCCTTGTACTTATCGACCACTGGCATGATGAATGGCCCATCCATTTTACGGTTAAGTGAAGGCAATTCGTCAATCAACTGAATGAAGGAAGGTCCTCGGTACCATGGACATATCTCTTCagtcacctaaataaataaataaaaatgttatacaaaactgttatttttaacactataaaaagaatacacaattacaacaaaGTTAAAAATTTCCACTAAAATGCTTACCCTTTCCAATAATCCTTGTCCAGTTTGTCCTGACACAGGCAGGAAGGAGAGATCTTTAGCTGTATTAAAGCCCAGCTTTTTAAGGTATGGCAGGATCTTGTCTCGACATTCATTGtatctgataaaataaaatataaaacattaaaaaaaatgttttaactaTGTGGCACATTTATAACAGGATATGAGTAAGTAGTAGTAGTATTGCTTGCTGACATAAGAATACCAATTCGATGTGTAGGTTTGACTCAGTAATGTGACAAACCGAAAAACATGTAAGCCGTGAGCCGTAAAACGAGCGATAATACGaaatatgtttatgtaaattCTACTTGGTAACAACACTAACAACATACTTCTTATATAATGATtaataacaactgtctacagcatttttgcgcacgggttatgcatagcttatttttattgctttaatacctagaaataagaataagaacaaaaaattgttctgaatttgcttttatgtgtaaaaaatagaaaaaatcatatcaatgaatgtatgaaacatgaacatagagatgattacatttgttgccaaatatttttttttctttctttctttcattctttctaattattaaaacataccaaacacccatttaagattcattctcacaagagaaaatttgaaatagagtccaaatattgattaaaaatgaaaaattctaatttgctgtcatgttccatagaagatttttctcataaaaatctaaccctatcatgctttcagtttactggccttggtaacttcgtctctcaaatcccactatattttgatgaaagcatgccccttgttcttgcgaataagcccccataattatctataaatatatcccaatgagaatgtgacgtgcatctttagagacattctactatgaagatggaaaattcaaatcgctataactctttaaaaagcaaatattttcgatttgttatcgcacttttttatataaatttgcttatttAATCAgaatctaataagtaaaatccatgcgcaaaaaaaaaatttttttttgttgaccggtgtaataTATGTAGTTTTATCATGTGCTTGTTTGCATAATATGATAAAAAAGTTACCTTTTCTCATCCCAATTTACGGTTGGGTCATCCATCTTGTTGACTAGTGCAACTAAATGTTTGACACCTGCGGTTTTTGCTAACATTGCATGCTCTCTCGTTTGTCCGCCTCTGTCAAAACCGGTTTCAAATTCTCCTTTACGTGCAGATATTACCTATAAAATATAACATACACATTAAACAAATGCTAATAATTAACAGGTATaaaataagaacaaaacaagttaaaaagatataattattattcacaTACCAGTACTGCCAGATCTGCTTGCGCTGCACCGCCAATCATGTTTGGTACAAAACTCTTGTGCCCAGGGGCATCAAGAATTGTAAAATGCTTCTTTTCAGTCTCGAAATAGGCTCTCCCCACTTCCACAGTTTTCCCCTTGTCACGttctgaagattttttaaaatgttacatCAGTACTACTGGTCCAGTagtactggacaaaggccttccccaaagatttccataacaTACAAGTTACATCAATATTGACAATGAaccataataaatatttaaaaatattgacatatTTACATACCTTCTTGGTTAGTGTCAAGTGCCCAAGATAAGTACCAGGATTCTCTTGATTTCTCTCGTGCTTCTCTTTCATACTTTTCTAGTGTTCGTTTGTCCACCATGCCAGTCAATGACATAATTTGCCCTCCAATCGTAGATTTACCCGCATCTAAAAATATAAAGACATTGTTtgttataggctataatttaaatttaaatggtagatactttacaaaatatattaaatgcaaAAATCACTACTTGCCTACGTGTCCAATGAATACAACATTAACATGTTCTTTTTTGCTCCTTGTATCTTCAACTCGCGGTGGCTTTTTCTTGGGGATTTTTTTCGTAGTTTCGCCATCCTCCTGAAATGTTAATTAAGAAAGTTTAATATAACATCATCAATCAACAAACAGCCCAACATGGCCTTATATTCTTGTGCCTGTAGACCATGTAAGATTTGATTTTGGTACAAGATAGGAATGACTTCCCTGCATTCCTaacttgaacaatattttttcgCAATTTTGACGAATCAAAATCACTAATGAAAGTCTAATGGTGAATTGATCTTAGCATTAACTAGTTAAATGACCAGCAAAACTAgtacataattttaaatgtcTTATATCATTAACTAATATAAAACTGTGTGATTAAGCTGACTAATTGCCATCtaagaaagaagaaataaatgtACAAAAAGTATTAAATGATTGTGGAATGTATGTAAGTGCAAAAAATTAGCAAGCAAAATTTTATTAGTGCAAAGTTTACTTATTACACAATAATAAACAACAACCTTTATAttaaactatacaaaaagaGTCGTCACatagttaataaaattatattagttAAATGTATGGATGTGGTTCTAAGGATGAAAACTGCAAACTGTTATTTCAAATAGCTAAACACAAATTAGAATAACCAAAATTATCAATGAGGTGTTATCATTGACAATAAAACAATGTTATGATGAATATTAAACATGCTATGTCATATAGTGTGTCAAGTGAAGGAAATGTCTTTCCTAAACCATATCACAGTATACACTTCAtaacataaaaacaaatgaaaactaATAGTAATTGATGCAGACTGCTACGGATGGTTCCCACTGGAGTTCAATGGGGTGGGGAGCCGTGTTCTGCAGTGGACATTTACGCGCTGAGACGATGGATGGAACGTCAGGGACAGCCAACAGTGGGACATGCAATTACAGGGTTTTGAACCTGTTGCTCTAATTCTTCTTCATCAGGTTCATTGTTGTCTTCGGGCGTAAGGAGTGGGTCATCAGCTTCTGCTTCCCAGCTATCAGCAGTGGGTGAAACGTCGGCAGGGATGGGCAGCGCCGCGGCGGCGgtcgcggcggcgggcgcggcgggtgGCACGGGCGGAGGCTCTTCCACGCGCGGGGAGGCCGAGGCAGCTCCTCCGTCTCCACTCTCTCCGCCACCATCTCCGCATCCTGATTATTTCAATCACAGACGTTAGACTGTGTTAATACAAGCAGATATTTTGACACTAGATGACTTCAACAAAAAGTAAAAGGTAAAAACTGAGTACAAATGTCAAAAACCCATTCTCTAACAAGTTTCTTGTGTACAAGAAaggaaaatatttcataaatttatgtatatttttactGTGTACTCAACAAAGACATTATGAGTAATTTGTTAGTGGCAAAAACATTTGAGTCATGACTATGTTTGACAGAACTTATTGCATTCATATCAATAAGTAAGAAAGCATTAAATACAcatttaaaatcaaatatttgaaGTTATGTGAGGCCAAATAAATTCATAacctaacttttttttaaaatgcaAATTTAATTTAGGAGAAACCTTGTTTTGTAATGCAAAACATACATAAGTAAATAGGTTAGCATCTAAAATACCACTAACATTTGTTAATTACTATAAATAACACTAAAGTTTAACTTTCAAAAAAGTAGAACAATCCACATCAACAAAGTTAAATAAAGGttgtagataaataaataacaattaaattacctactaacctttcattttgtatatttttcggAATTACACTGAGAGCTTAAGCTTCTAAAGAGAGTGCATGTAGAGAAAGTTAGAGCCAATAATGAGAAGTATCTATGTATAGTGTAGCGGGCCGCGTGTCTCGACATAACCCGTTAGAACTGGATtcggaaaaaaaataaagtcatcGAACCTATTGTTATGTAGTCGGCGAATGTTCGTAACTTTTAAATGAATTACACAGCAAAAATATActcataattttaaacaaaatttagaGAAATAGAGCTTTAGAGCAGTTAGTGACAAGAGTACTCACCATTCAACACGGGACTCCCAGAAGAATTAGTAGAACCACTTTCAGATTTTTGTGGTGAAGAAGGAGAATCCGTATCGTCGTTAGCCTGAGAAGGCTTACAAAAAGAAGGCACGAACTCCACGGCGTTGACGTTCAACGTGGAAAATTTAGTAGACACATCATTGGAATCTTTTGCACCTTGTTCACCTATAACATCCGCTTGACTTTCCCAAGAGTCCGGAGCACCGTTATTGGACATTATTGTAAACTGACAATGTAAAATTAGTTAATTGGTTTCCCTATCCccgttaattttataattattcgCGTTCTTTTCACGATAGATCCGCGTGTGTCTTTATCTTAAACCGGAAGTTCATGGCAATTTGCCAAATATGTCTAATCAAACAAAttcagtttcttttattttatatgttattttaaaacagtttgcaaatgaattaaatctatttgaaaataaaatactttatttgcaTAATGCTTAGTTTCGAAAATGTTGTTTAAAACCAATTTTTACATGTAAAAGTGCTAAATTTGACTTAAAACTTCCGGCTACAATTTCAGAGTTGCCATGCCAGGAAAATCTTGGTAACCGACGCGCTTTTAGTGGAAATGATATCCACATTGTACCTCATTACACATTTCAAAAATAcgcaatgaaattaaaattttatatttgaatTAAAATACTAAAGGTGTATATCTATTCTCGAGTTTATACTATTTCAATTGATTTAATCGATTAGTTGGTCATAGACTAAACTCTCTCTCTTTCTATCTGCGGACGATCGGACGACGGTACATCACTATTGTTAAGAGAAGGAAGATGGCGGTCTGCGTTATTTTACTTGCGTTGTGGCAGACTTTATCGTGTTAGTTTTCATTGACGCTGCTATTCGTGTAGACCTGCCACCGTGGTATTTCTAGACTAATTTTTAGATAGCTAAAGTGAATTATTGTGTACTAGTGTATTGTGCGTGGTTGTTCTTTTCATAACCTTTAATTAACGAAGTCAGTTCGTCTGGTGCCATTTCTTTTACCGAAATTAATGCTATTTCGGATGTGGTATTAAATAACTTTAGATCAATTTCGGCTAAGTGTCATGCTAAATGATACGAGATATTCACATACCTACTCTCGGAAATGTCTGTGCATTATAAGTTCAAAAGTGCATTGGATTATGATACAGTTACTTTTGACGGACTTCATATATCTGTAGGAGACCTAAAAGCTGCTATATCACAACAGAAAAGAATCGGAAAAACTTCCGATTTTGACTTGCAGATTACTAACGCGCAAACGAAAGAAGGtatgaaatttattttcattatacaTGGTGTAGTTTAACTTTGGCCGTTCCTGATGTAAAACAGTAGAACATAGAACATGAATATATCATATAAAACATTCTGTATTGGAAGGTTAAGGATTAAAATGCAAACATGCaaatgaaaatgataaatttggtTTAATATTTGGTCATAAGCTAGTGCACCTACTTAGTTACCCCAACCTGTGGTATTTTATAGTAGTACAGTAGAGCGTCGATTATCTGAACTAATTGGTGGACATGGGTGTTCAGAACTCTGTTTTTTCTGGATAACTGATGTGTATTCAGGCATacctatgtatattatgtatgtgtttacaaaaaaaaaaagtatttaattatgtttatatccgttgtctagtacccatagtacaagctttgcttagtttggggctagcggcgcagtgtaaaatggccaaggatatttatttatttatacttatttatccAAAGGTGATTCTTGTATTAAACATGTACTAGGTACAATAACAGTAAACTATTTCgatggtggaagtatcaattaatgtaagggacattttggccaaaatgagttatatataccaacgcattcagaattttcggctctatcgattggtatacttgaaatgttgatatcttaaaaaaaatgtcccttaccttaaacatttttagtcgtctgaatacgacttttggggaaacaaatgatttaaaggacgtaaattccttttaataatacaattcagcccttaccctaaactgttggttttaacttttgaactcattgaaccttacttcatttaaaactttttgatttatcataattaggcccttacgttaatatgcatataggatatcaattactttttttggtggtgatatgcatttaatgcctcccactcctactacacttatgaacactaagttgtcttgtttctatcttttttctgttcatttttacgcagttgggtttttgaccgaggggctgaaggctcttcagaagctgttcaattccgtcatcctcgaaggaaaaacgcctacggtatggcacagaagtgtggtgacactcttcttcaaaaaaggcgacaaaaccttgttgaagaattatagacccatctcacttctgagtcatgtctacaagctgtttttgagagtcattacgaatcgtctcgctcgtaaaCTCGATGACTTCGAGCCTCTCaatcgctttagtacaccatatacatacgccacggcagattatacagaagaccgaggagtatagtcagtcactttgcctggcgtttgtggactatgagaaagcttcgatcgagacctgggcagtacctactacagtttctccaacggtgtcaaattgactacctatatcgatacatagaaatgttgaaaggcttgtacgaaaacgccacaatgtcgttccgtctccaggatcaagactcgaaaccagttgcagcagcagacagggggaactgaaaactccgaaactgtttctggactggaacggattcggcataaatatcaacggtgagtaaataacccaccttcgattcgcaaacgatatcatagccatggctgagaccgtggaagatctaggcacaatgcacaatggcctcagtcgagtaatgcggtccgcaggaatcgctcgctccctatcagttcatgcagattggctgtgcggagcgatacGCACTAACGGTCTTCGTGACACTAAAtccagccttaggtaggtctaacttcgaggaagaggtcaatcgtcgaatccaactcggctggcaacgttcaggaagcttcgcgatattctcacgtctgaaatatcgcactgtctcaagacaaaagtctttgataacttatggatctgagacgtggtcgcttactgtgggcctcataagaagactcaaggtcaaaggcgatggagcgtgctatgctcgtagtgattgaaccagaaatgacgtgatccgcaggagaaccaaagtgactgacatagtccgcagaatcgctaaaatcaagtggcagtggatggagctcgtagcttgcaaagctgatggccgctgggacagaaaaattcttgagtggcgaccacgagctggaagacgtaatgtgctgcagacccccacttggtcgaccgacgatctggtgaaggttgtaggaggtgcctggatgcgggcggcgcaggaccggttgttgtggaaatccttgggggaagacctttatccagcagtggacgtcattcggctaaaacgaacgaacgatgattgaaaaaaaaaacctaactgcgtaaaaatgaacagaaaaagatagaaacaagacaacttgttcacaaatgcagacgtaggcatcatcagtgactaaatgttttgttggtgatgtgtatttgatgcctccaactgcatttgtgaacactaagttgtcttgtttctatctcttctcttcgttttgttaatgaatactcgaatgcaacctctacttacatcaggtttcaatgttaaaattgtcaagttacaataatattactgtcgtgtttattcttaaatgtaccttacaacatacatgacattccatactgtgaaatttcaacattgtaaggtacagtcaacctcttttttttaatgtaagggacatgctatcttttaaactacccatttttcgaaaatttggcgtttatattatgaaagaacagaaaattctaagaaactttgccatagaaactatttaaatcgtaacatcacataaaaagatattgaggtataaagaaaaaaaaaatcgttttttggctctcctgaaaagtcgtgttttgtcccttacagtaattgatatttccaccatcGATTTGATCCCTTGCATTACATGGCTTATCTCAGGGAAGTAGTTAGGATAAGCAGTCAATCTGTTGATTGATTTTTGGATAATTGATGCCACACTGTAGTTCATGATTAATACAAGGTCGACTGAAATTTTAATTGAGAATTTTTCTTTTTAGTTTATGTGGATGATAATACTTTGATCCCGAAAAATACATCTCTGCTCGTTGCGAGGGTTCCTCTTTCACAACAACCTAAAAAGCAGTGGGAAGGATCCAACAGTAATACATCTACTCAACACAAAGATGCTGCCCTTAACAAGGGATTGGCTGATCTGTCTCGCATGGAAGGTAGCGAACAGGATAAAATAAATGCTATGATAACACAATCTACTTTTGACTATGATCCTAGCAAGTAAGagtaatattatttgtttataaatataattGGTGTGTGGTTCAACAAAAAATTATGGGAAGTTTTTTCAATTCATACATTTGTACTGAAAACAAACGTGGGAAGCATTGCAAATATCAACAATATTTCCTCAGACTTAGCTGCATGAAATTAAGCTCAATaaaggtttttattacttttagaaGTTTAGTAACAGTGTTTCATTTATTTCCAGCTACCAAAAAATTAGAGGACAAAATCAGAGAGGTGTTGTGCCAAATAACTATATTTGTTACAAGTGTCAAAAGCGTGGACATTGGATCAAAGACTGTCCTATTGCTAATTCAGTGAGTATAAAAATATCTGTAGATTATAGTATTTCAGATGTATGTATTAgttcatattttttaacaaagttcatcatcattcatcagtaacacaattattattaagacCAACAAAATCCCTTTTGTGTTTAGGCTGACCCTGTAGAAGTAAGACGAAGCACAGGAATACCTCGGAGTTTTATGGTGCCAGTTGAAGGCCCAAAGGCACCAGGCGCTATGATGACCCCAAGTGGAACTTACGCTGTGCCGGCTGTTGATCGGTAAGTTTATacagtacctaaataaaattaatgtctaTTCTATGagtgtgaataataataaatttgtttacttttagtgaAGCGTACTTGGCTTCAGAAAACGCTGGTGGAGCAGATACCCCTACTAATGCTCCCGCAGCACCGGAGCCCAATATACCCGATGAGTTGATCTGCAGTTTGTGCAGAGATCTCCTAACTGATGCTGTTATGATACCGTGCTGTGGAAACTCTTTTTGTGATGAATGTATGTATGATTTCCTCATATtatttcagttaatagttagatattataattataaaataaatatatcagCTGGCGAAATGGATGTTTCATTCGTTAACATGGTTTAATAGTGCGTTTTTTTTTAAGGTATAAGGGGCGCATTGTTGGAGTCGGAAGATCACGAATGTCCTGATTGTCGTGAAAAGGAGATAGCCCCAACTACACTCATTCCAAATAGGTGCAAATTTTAATCTTACAattttttagtattgttatatatattatttttgttttagttgAATTTACTAAATGGTGCCATTATGATAAAATTTCAGGTTTCTTAGAAATTCGGTGTCATCCTTCCGCAATCAAACTGGTTATAGCCGGAGGACTCCGCACCGTCCGTCAGCTCCACCGATGCAGGCGCATCCTCCGATGATGGGTACGTGTTATTATTATGATCCAATATAAACTATGAACTATGGGTTTTATCATTTAACAGCACGATTATAGCTATGATTGTACTTGTTGCAGAACCACCTGCTGCTCCCATGCAGCAGCCACCAAACGGAGGTCAGCCTGCTATGCCAAATAATGGTCAGTATCTGGTTTGTTTTACTTAAATCAATACGGCGTTGTCGTAACGTAACGTTGACACACTAAACATTTTTGtgaaaaacaatataaaataacataaaaacaaaagatgtaCAACATTTTTAAACTTTGACCCGCTTTGAGAATCACAGATTAATAAAAGCTACGTGCGAAACGCGCGTAGCGTCCGTGAGCCACAACCGCCCGACCACTCACCGGCCGCAGGCGGTGGGTTTAATCGGGAAATGTTTAGAAATCAGAACTGGGAGACGTCTCTCGCCGATCAGTGGTCGGGCGGTAACCGTTCGCGCAACGCTCGGCCGGTGGTTTACAAAGAGTGTGCGATAGATACCGGCGACGCGAGCCACGGCTCGGAGGGCGGGCTCGGCCGCGACGGCTCGGAGTCGGACGGCTCGGCGGACGACAACATCACGGTGACGGTGCCGCCCGCGCTCACGCACCCGCACTCGCTGCGCACGCtcgcgcgcccgcgcccgcgcccgcccgcgcgcgcgccgcaccaCGCGCCGCGCCACGCGCCCCACAACGCGCCCCACAACGCGCCCCACCACGCGCCGCGCTACGGTACTATAGATCGATAGATAACAGCGATGTTGTCCCTTACCTCTTCGACTTAGTCTTGAGGTTCCTGAGTACATGAATAACCTGGTCGTTTTCTGacgatttttttctaaaactaccTCCAAATACCAGTAAGTCAACTATTGTGTTTTCAAACTGCAACTAAGCCGGACAAGACTAAATCCCAATTTTAATGACTTAATTCTTAATGATTTCCCTTTGATAATATTTATCTCTGGAGGTTGCTGACTGGTCTACTAGCTACTAGATTCTAGTAACTAGAACTGTAAAATtccagaaaatatattttttacaattcTATAAACATAAGAACAAATAATTTGTAACGAAACAAATACAGTAAAATTATTATCAAGTACTAGATTAGAGGAAAGGGACAACATTCCTGCGATACGATCTATACCG
This window of the Ostrinia nubilalis chromosome 9, ilOstNubi1.1, whole genome shotgun sequence genome carries:
- the LOC135074548 gene encoding eukaryotic peptide chain release factor GTP-binding subunit ERF3A isoform X1, which translates into the protein MSNNGAPDSWESQADVIGEQGAKDSNDVSTKFSTLNVNAVEFVPSFCKPSQANDDTDSPSSPQKSESGSTNSSGSPVLNGCGDGGGESGDGGAASASPRVEEPPPVPPAAPAAATAAAALPIPADVSPTADSWEAEADDPLLTPEDNNEPDEEELEQQEDGETTKKIPKKKPPRVEDTRSKKEHVNVVFIGHVDAGKSTIGGQIMSLTGMVDKRTLEKYEREAREKSRESWYLSWALDTNQEERDKGKTVEVGRAYFETEKKHFTILDAPGHKSFVPNMIGGAAQADLAVLVISARKGEFETGFDRGGQTREHAMLAKTAGVKHLVALVNKMDDPTVNWDEKRYNECRDKILPYLKKLGFNTAKDLSFLPVSGQTGQGLLERVTEEICPWYRGPSFIQLIDELPSLNRKMDGPFIMPVVDKYKDMGTVLMGKVEAGTTRKGSTLFLMPNRVQVTVDQLWSDDIEVTSIGPGENVKVKLKGIEEEDVSPGFVLCDIAEPITTGRCFDAQVVILEHKSIICAGYSAVMHIHCAAEEVTVKALICLVDKKTGEKSKTRPRFVKQDQVAIMRIECAGVICLEPFKKFAQMGRFTLRDENKTIAIGKVLKVVE
- the LOC135074548 gene encoding eukaryotic peptide chain release factor GTP-binding subunit ERF3A isoform X2, which encodes MSNNGAPDSWESQADVIGEQGCGDGGGESGDGGAASASPRVEEPPPVPPAAPAAATAAAALPIPADVSPTADSWEAEADDPLLTPEDNNEPDEEELEQQEDGETTKKIPKKKPPRVEDTRSKKEHVNVVFIGHVDAGKSTIGGQIMSLTGMVDKRTLEKYEREAREKSRESWYLSWALDTNQEERDKGKTVEVGRAYFETEKKHFTILDAPGHKSFVPNMIGGAAQADLAVLVISARKGEFETGFDRGGQTREHAMLAKTAGVKHLVALVNKMDDPTVNWDEKRYNECRDKILPYLKKLGFNTAKDLSFLPVSGQTGQGLLERVTEEICPWYRGPSFIQLIDELPSLNRKMDGPFIMPVVDKYKDMGTVLMGKVEAGTTRKGSTLFLMPNRVQVTVDQLWSDDIEVTSIGPGENVKVKLKGIEEEDVSPGFVLCDIAEPITTGRCFDAQVVILEHKSIICAGYSAVMHIHCAAEEVTVKALICLVDKKTGEKSKTRPRFVKQDQVAIMRIECAGVICLEPFKKFAQMGRFTLRDENKTIAIGKVLKVVE
- the LOC135074836 gene encoding E3 ubiquitin-protein ligase RBBP6-like, producing MSVHYKFKSALDYDTVTFDGLHISVGDLKAAISQQKRIGKTSDFDLQITNAQTKEVYVDDNTLIPKNTSLLVARVPLSQQPKKQWEGSNSNTSTQHKDAALNKGLADLSRMEGSEQDKINAMITQSTFDYDPSNYQKIRGQNQRGVVPNNYICYKCQKRGHWIKDCPIANSADPVEVRRSTGIPRSFMVPVEGPKAPGAMMTPSGTYAVPAVDREAYLASENAGGADTPTNAPAAPEPNIPDELICSLCRDLLTDAVMIPCCGNSFCDECIRGALLESEDHECPDCREKEIAPTTLIPNRFLRNSVSSFRNQTGYSRRTPHRPSAPPMQAHPPMMEPPAAPMQQPPNGGQPAMPNNGPPQHNVKPPGLEAPPMIPLNQMPRIDEQRASTPTIDERRDIGSAQVVYNRGPPQFIPGAPPQSRRYNNPPYDRHGPPRGPSMPFNDRYPPPEPYQPPPPGIKDSPSNGHGEDPLEAFNRMIREKEMRAKRREEERRRAQSGSRSRSRSPRSVRSRPSRSPRSPRSPRSPPRSPPPPRARPRSRGSSRLRYSRFVTTSHARYACSLLLTLSHDSLDASSHYHDTRCNKPLSD